One window of Chloroflexota bacterium genomic DNA carries:
- the glmU gene encoding bifunctional UDP-N-acetylglucosamine diphosphorylase/glucosamine-1-phosphate N-acetyltransferase GlmU, translated as MAGGRGVRMQSVLPKVLHAVGGTPMILRVVQAARAAGVDEIVVVVGKDGDAVRAAIGGDVRVAVQHEPLGTGDAVRVALGALPSDFDRLIVLGADTPLITAATLQRMLRQVPPSAIALLAGRIADPSGYGRVVSDGFGHALRIVEEPDATAEQRSIDLVNGMVFVFHGRWLRAELPGLRPSPGGEVYLTALVDRAADSGRSVDIVEATDIGEILGVNTRRQLAAAEALLRERVHNRLMDAGVTVLDPASTFVEESAVFGHDIVLHPHTYVRGRSIVGDGCVLGPGAEIINCRLGVGARVWWSVVEEAEIGDGVTIGPYARVRAGTALAPGVALGSFAEVKNSSLGPRTQMHHFGYVGDAEVGADVNIGAGAVTCNFDGREKHRTVIGEGAFIGSDTMLVAPVTVGTGAVTGAGSVVTRDVADHQTVVGVPARMFRRKNADAAGPDPANAPPENE; from the coding sequence TTGGCCGGCGGCCGGGGAGTCCGGATGCAGTCAGTTCTCCCTAAGGTCCTCCATGCGGTGGGCGGGACCCCGATGATTCTCCGCGTCGTCCAGGCAGCCCGTGCGGCCGGTGTTGATGAGATCGTCGTCGTGGTTGGGAAGGACGGCGACGCCGTTCGCGCCGCCATCGGTGGCGACGTCCGCGTGGCGGTGCAGCATGAGCCGCTGGGCACCGGCGACGCGGTCCGGGTGGCACTGGGCGCCCTGCCCTCCGACTTCGATCGCCTGATCGTCCTGGGTGCCGACACCCCCCTGATCACGGCCGCCACGCTGCAGCGCATGCTCCGTCAGGTGCCGCCGAGCGCTATCGCGCTCCTGGCCGGCAGGATCGCGGACCCATCCGGATATGGGCGCGTGGTGAGCGACGGCTTCGGCCACGCCCTGCGGATCGTTGAGGAGCCGGATGCGACGGCCGAGCAGCGATCGATCGATCTCGTCAACGGGATGGTGTTCGTCTTTCACGGGCGATGGCTTCGCGCGGAGCTGCCTGGCCTTCGGCCGTCGCCGGGCGGGGAGGTCTACCTGACCGCTCTCGTAGATCGGGCCGCCGATTCCGGGCGGAGCGTCGACATTGTCGAGGCTACCGACATCGGAGAAATTCTGGGCGTGAACACGCGCCGCCAATTGGCGGCGGCGGAGGCGCTGCTGCGGGAGCGCGTGCACAACCGCCTGATGGACGCCGGGGTCACGGTGCTCGATCCCGCGTCGACCTTCGTGGAAGAATCGGCGGTTTTCGGACACGACATCGTGCTTCATCCTCACACGTACGTTCGGGGCCGGTCAATCGTCGGAGATGGGTGCGTGTTGGGGCCGGGCGCGGAGATCATCAACTGCCGACTGGGGGTGGGGGCCCGAGTTTGGTGGTCGGTCGTCGAGGAGGCGGAGATCGGCGACGGCGTGACGATCGGGCCATATGCGCGGGTGCGGGCGGGCACTGCCCTGGCGCCCGGGGTGGCATTGGGAAGCTTCGCCGAGGTGAAAAATAGCTCGCTCGGGCCGCGGACGCAGATGCACCATTTTGGGTATGTCGGCGACGCTGAGGTGGGCGCCGACGTGAACATCGGCGCCGGTGCAGTCACGTGTAACTTCGACGGGCGCGAGAAGCACCGAACGGTTATTGGAGAGGGGGCCTTCATTGGCAGCGATACAATGCTGGTCGCGCCGGTAACGGTCGGGACTGGAGCGGTCACCGGCGCAGGGTCGGTCGTGACGCGTGACGTTGCCGACCATCAGACGGTAGTCGGGGTTCCAGCCCGAATGTTTCGCCGGAAGAACGCGGATGCCGCGGGGCCCGATCCCGCGAACGCTCCACCGGAGAACGAATGA
- a CDS encoding ribose-phosphate pyrophosphokinase, whose product MMEYERQLQLFSGNSNMALARNVAKCLGIPLGSALVGQFANAETRIRIEENVRGSDVFVLQSLSIPVDHNIIELLLMIDALKRASARRITAVIPYYAYAKQEKKMAGREPISAKLVANMLTTAGVSRVLTIDLHAPAIEGFFDIPVDHLRAAPILVDHFRKLGSDNMVVVSPDAGGVGRANDFRQRLAAPLAIIAKQRPRPDVAEVLEMVGDVRGKTAVIFDDMISTGGTMIEAADVLRARGAVDVLACATHPVFANGALDALLDSALSELVITDTVPLPDDRSDPKIRVVTVAPLLAESIRRIHENRSVSELFD is encoded by the coding sequence ATGATGGAATACGAGCGACAGCTGCAGCTCTTCAGCGGCAACTCCAACATGGCGCTCGCCCGCAACGTCGCAAAATGTCTTGGCATCCCGCTGGGCAGCGCGCTGGTGGGGCAATTTGCGAACGCGGAAACGCGGATTCGGATCGAAGAGAACGTGCGCGGGTCGGACGTTTTCGTGCTGCAGTCGCTCTCGATTCCTGTCGACCACAACATCATCGAGCTCTTGCTGATGATCGATGCGCTCAAGCGGGCATCAGCGCGGCGAATTACGGCGGTGATCCCCTACTACGCGTACGCCAAGCAGGAGAAGAAGATGGCCGGGCGAGAGCCGATCTCGGCCAAGCTCGTGGCCAACATGCTGACGACCGCCGGCGTGAGCCGCGTGTTGACGATCGATCTTCACGCGCCGGCCATCGAGGGATTCTTCGACATCCCCGTGGATCATCTGCGGGCGGCGCCGATTCTGGTGGACCACTTCCGAAAGCTCGGCTCGGACAACATGGTCGTCGTGTCGCCCGACGCGGGCGGCGTGGGGCGCGCCAACGACTTTCGCCAGCGCCTAGCGGCGCCCCTGGCCATCATCGCCAAGCAGCGGCCGCGACCGGACGTCGCCGAGGTGCTCGAGATGGTTGGCGACGTGCGGGGCAAGACCGCTGTGATCTTCGACGACATGATCTCGACGGGCGGCACGATGATCGAAGCCGCGGACGTGCTGCGCGCCCGCGGCGCGGTGGATGTGCTCGCCTGCGCGACGCACCCGGTCTTTGCCAATGGCGCGCTCGACGCGCTTCTGGACTCCGCGCTGAGCGAGCTGGTCATCACGGACACCGTCCCATTGCCGGATGACCGGAGCGATCCGAAGATTCGCGTCGTCACCGTCGCGCCACTCCTCGCAGAGTCCATCCGGCGAATCCACGAAAACAGATCGGTCAGTGAGCTCTTCGACTGA
- a CDS encoding SDR family NAD(P)-dependent oxidoreductase has translation MLEGQAVLVTGGSQGIGRYIAHSFARAGARVAVADIGPTDTVVGELQDLTSDAMGVKADVRNEQDVRSMVDQVVSRFGQIDVLVNNAGIVPHFQWGVPQWPRIRDMEQSFWDRVIGTNLGGTFLCTKHVLPHMESRRSGHVISLHGGGGNRACAYVVSKEAIVVFTRYVAEEEREFNVCVVAMGPGGPIAHELAPEEARQRMSGVDIIGDRFVLAAQADMALSGKLLTFTDGKLQAT, from the coding sequence GTGCTCGAAGGACAGGCGGTATTGGTCACCGGTGGCTCGCAGGGCATTGGACGGTATATCGCCCATTCGTTTGCCCGCGCAGGGGCCCGCGTTGCTGTTGCGGACATCGGCCCGACCGACACGGTCGTTGGAGAGCTTCAGGACCTTACGAGCGACGCCATGGGCGTCAAAGCTGACGTGCGAAACGAACAGGACGTCCGCTCCATGGTGGACCAGGTCGTTAGCCGCTTCGGGCAGATCGATGTGCTGGTCAACAACGCGGGTATCGTTCCCCATTTTCAGTGGGGCGTGCCGCAATGGCCCCGCATTCGCGATATGGAGCAGAGCTTCTGGGACCGCGTGATCGGGACGAACCTGGGGGGGACGTTCCTCTGTACGAAGCACGTGCTCCCGCACATGGAGAGCAGGCGCTCCGGCCACGTCATCAGCTTGCACGGCGGAGGGGGGAACCGAGCCTGTGCCTACGTGGTCTCCAAGGAGGCAATCGTCGTTTTCACGCGGTACGTCGCGGAGGAGGAGCGCGAATTCAACGTGTGCGTCGTCGCGATGGGCCCTGGGGGGCCGATCGCGCACGAGCTGGCTCCGGAGGAGGCGCGGCAGCGAATGTCGGGGGTAGACATTATCGGCGATCGATTCGTTCTCGCCGCGCAGGCCGACATGGCGCTTTCCGGCAAGCTCCTCACGTTCACGGACGGCAAGCTTCAGGCGACCTGA
- a CDS encoding response regulator has product MQGRQRRILVVEDDPTTSDILRILLEDSGCSIVTAENGEEALRRAQEGDVDLITLDLGLPGIDGRELLRRFRDEPNTARVPVIVITGMWFDTDRSGDVAAVLEKPFDAEELEKAVRQVLELHPNRTSRPQAPPQS; this is encoded by the coding sequence ATGCAGGGACGTCAGCGCCGGATCCTGGTCGTTGAAGACGACCCGACAACGTCGGACATCCTGCGAATTCTGCTCGAGGATAGTGGCTGTTCGATCGTCACCGCTGAAAACGGCGAGGAGGCGCTGCGGCGAGCTCAGGAGGGGGACGTCGACCTTATCACACTGGACCTTGGCCTGCCCGGCATCGACGGTCGTGAGCTGCTTCGTCGCTTTCGGGATGAGCCGAACACGGCCCGCGTGCCGGTCATCGTGATCACCGGCATGTGGTTCGACACGGACCGCAGCGGCGACGTGGCGGCGGTCCTGGAGAAGCCGTTCGACGCCGAGGAGCTGGAGAAGGCGGTCCGTCAGGTGCTCGAGCTCCATCCGAACCGCACGAGCCGTCCGCAGGCGCCTCCTCAGTCGTAG
- a CDS encoding hemolysin family protein, whose translation MSILLAWLAVFLLLAVLAAAGQSAFGYLNATRMRRLLQQGATRSQAMFEVVQHPAPVLTSIALLQSLSIAGATATTILFIQRYVSDTPVRVITVVVVVTLVLAAQSLGRRLATIRPERAATILYGPLRTIGLVTMPLYWPWYLLADRALRTIVKGEPEDRVAATEEDLRILVDAVEETEALEEEEREMITSIFELSDRDVREIMVPRPDVVAAEASMSVAQAVDLLVSTGHSRVPVYEGDVDHILGIVHLRDLTEALRDGRGDDAVASAARPVHVVPETKKIDEMLHDFQTQHLQLAVVVDEYGGTAGLVTIEDLLEEIVGEIHDEYDVVQERIQRISDNEAILDAGISIHDANEALNLNLDAAEYETIGGLIYDRMGKVPSVGDVVEADHCTFRVLATKGRRVQRVHVAVMEH comes from the coding sequence ATGTCGATTCTTCTCGCTTGGCTCGCCGTGTTCCTGCTGCTCGCAGTCCTCGCAGCCGCGGGGCAGTCCGCCTTCGGCTACCTAAATGCGACACGCATGCGCCGGCTGCTTCAGCAGGGCGCCACGCGTTCCCAGGCCATGTTCGAGGTCGTCCAGCACCCGGCGCCGGTGCTCACCAGCATTGCCCTGCTCCAGTCCCTCTCAATCGCCGGCGCGACGGCGACGACGATCCTCTTCATCCAGAGGTACGTATCCGACACGCCGGTCCGGGTCATAACGGTTGTTGTGGTGGTGACCCTCGTCCTCGCGGCCCAGTCGTTGGGTCGTCGACTCGCCACCATTCGCCCAGAGCGTGCCGCGACCATCCTCTATGGCCCGCTGCGCACGATCGGGCTGGTGACGATGCCGCTGTACTGGCCCTGGTATCTCCTGGCTGACCGCGCGCTCCGCACGATCGTGAAAGGAGAGCCAGAGGACCGCGTGGCGGCTACGGAAGAGGACCTTCGAATCCTCGTGGACGCGGTGGAGGAGACCGAGGCCCTGGAAGAAGAGGAGCGGGAGATGATCACCAGTATCTTCGAGCTGAGTGACCGCGATGTGCGGGAGATCATGGTGCCGAGACCCGACGTCGTCGCGGCTGAAGCGTCCATGAGTGTCGCGCAGGCCGTGGACCTCCTCGTATCCACCGGACATTCCCGCGTACCCGTGTACGAGGGCGACGTGGACCACATTCTCGGAATCGTGCATCTTCGCGACCTGACAGAAGCGTTGCGGGATGGCCGTGGCGATGACGCCGTCGCCAGCGCGGCCCGGCCGGTGCACGTTGTCCCCGAGACGAAAAAGATTGACGAGATGCTCCACGATTTCCAGACGCAGCATCTTCAGCTCGCCGTCGTGGTCGACGAATACGGCGGAACGGCGGGCCTCGTCACCATCGAGGACCTGCTCGAGGAGATCGTTGGGGAGATCCACGATGAGTACGACGTCGTGCAGGAGCGAATCCAGCGAATTTCCGACAACGAGGCCATTCTCGACGCCGGCATCAGCATCCACGACGCGAACGAGGCGCTCAACCTTAACCTCGACGCGGCCGAATACGAGACCATCGGGGGTTTGATCTACGATCGCATGGGAAAGGTCCCGTCCGTGGGTGACGTGGTGGAGGCGGACCACTGTACATTTCGGGTGCTCGCGACCAAAGGGCGCCGCGTCCAAAGAGTTCACGTTGCTGTCATGGAGCATTGA